The proteins below are encoded in one region of Leucoraja erinacea ecotype New England chromosome 26, Leri_hhj_1, whole genome shotgun sequence:
- the LOC129709662 gene encoding gap junction beta-4 protein-like codes for MNWGSLQGILSGVNKYSTGFGRIWLSVVFLFRVMVYVVAAEKVWGDDQKDFECNTKQPGCENVCFDNYFPISHIRLWALQLIFVSTPSLLVVMHVAYREDREKKNKRKHGEQCHSLYQDTGKKKGGLWWTYILSLVFKAIIDVGFLYILHKIYKNFDLPRLVKCELPPCPNIVDCFIARPTEKRIFTIFMVVTAGICVLLNIAEFLYLVSKRIMSECCMSRRRQHANHSTKTSTVLLDKSSDGAYSSEIKPYSLN; via the coding sequence ATGAATTGGGGTTCTCTTCAAGGCATCCTCAGTGGGGTGAATAAATACTCAACAGGATTCGGTCGGATATGGCTATCCGTCGTCTTCCTCTTCCGAGTGATGGTTTATGTGGTGGCAGCCGAGAAGGTCTGGGGCGACGACCAAAAAGATTTTGAGTGTAACACCAAGCAGCCTGGCTGTGAAAATGTCTGCTTTGACAACTACTTCCCAATCTCCCACATCCGCCTGTGGGCTCTCCAGCTCATCTTTGTCTCCACTCCATCCCTGCTGGTGGTCATGCATGTAGCTTACCGAGAAGATAGGGAGAAGAAGAACAAGAGGAAACATGGCGAACAATGTCACAGTCTCTACCAAGACACAGGGAAAAAGAAAGGTGGACTCTGGTGGACTTACATACTTAGTCTTGTGTTTAAAGCGATAATTGATGTAGGGTTCCTGTATATCCTTCATAAAATCTACAAAAACTTTGACTTGCCTCGCCTTGTTAAATGTGAGTTGCCGCCTTGCCCCAATATCGTTGATTGCTTCATTGCCAGGCCCACTGAAAAGAGGATCTTCACTATATTCATGGTTGTGACCGCAGGCATCTGTGTTCTTTTAAACATTGCTGAGTTTCTGTACCTCGTGAGTAAAAGAATCATGTCCGAGTGCTGTATGTCAAGAAGGCGACAGCACGCAAATCACTCCACAAAAACGTCAACTGTCTTACTTGACAAGTCATCTGACGGAGCCTACAGCTCAGAGATTAAGCCTTACTCTTTAAACTAA